In Humulus lupulus chromosome 7, drHumLupu1.1, whole genome shotgun sequence, the following are encoded in one genomic region:
- the LOC133791600 gene encoding uncharacterized protein LOC133791600, with protein sequence MDTHHKSGTGWVTETAKNTWEELRAYRDTQQTQATDTESSTPVSSAPEDEDISLVQTVFGKRQGHQKGYGRILNIRDRTPFDFRPSQTRDEELSEMRERLRQLEEHVRTHCITPGSQSAPPPPDDPDVGAPTQ encoded by the exons atggatactcaccataaatcaggcacagggtgggtgacagagacagccaaaaatacttgg gaggaattgcgtgcataccgcgacacacagcagacacaggcaactgatactgagagttccacaccagtttcgagtgcgcctgaagatgaagacatatctttggtacaaactgtcttcggaaaacgacagggccaccagaaaggatatggacgtatccttaacataagggaccgaactccatttgattttcgtccttcacaaactagagatgaagagttgtctgagatgagagagcgtcttcggcagttagaggagcatgtccggactcattgtatcaccccgggatctcaatctgccccaccaccacctgatgatcccgatgttggagcaccgactcaaTAG